In Molothrus aeneus isolate 106 chromosome 3, BPBGC_Maene_1.0, whole genome shotgun sequence, a single genomic region encodes these proteins:
- the FILIP1 gene encoding filamin-A-interacting protein 1 isoform X2: MLVDERQMHIEQLGQQSQKIQDLTQKLKEEEEKLKIITAKTKEDGQKLMKLEAELEHKTSSFCQEHEEMTAKLANQESHNRQLRLKLVGLTRRIEELEETNKNLQKTEEELQELRDKIAKGECGNSSLMAEVENLRKRVLEMEGKDEEITKTESQCKELKNKLQEEEHHSKELKLEVEKLQKRMSELEKLEEAFSKSKSECTQLHLNLEREKNLTKDLINELEVVKTRVKDLETSESKLEKAEISLKDDLTKLKSFTVMLVDERKNMMEKIKQEEKKVEGLNKNFKVEQGKVMDVTEKLIEESKKFLKLKSEMEEKVSSLTKERDELIGKLRSEEEKSSELSCRVDLLKKRIDGMEEVEREITRGRTRKGAEHVCHEDNKIKELTIEIERLKKRLKQLEVVEGDLMKTEDEYDQLEQKFRTEQDKANFLSQQLEEMKLQIAKTKAIEKGEVVSQEAELRHRFRLEEAKSRDLKAEVQALKEKIHELMNKEDQLSQLQVDYSVLQQRFMEEENKNKSMGQEVLNLTRELELSKRYSRALRPSMNGRRMVDVPLTSTGVQTDALSNEAAEEETPAVFIRKSFQEENHIMSNLRQVGLKKPMERSSVLERYPPAANELAMRKSWIPWMKKRETGAQTTPDKGTRSHSSPAHPGEVVLSPKQGQPLHIRVTPDHENSTATLEITSPSAEEFFSSTTVIPTLGNQKPRITIIPSPNVMPPKGKSSESPMGPDRSMSPVTITTFSREKSPEGGRAPFADRPASPIQIMTVSTSAAPAEISVSPQSQDMTMGRAVFKVTPEKQTVPTPVRKYNANANIITTEDNKIHIHLGSQFKRSPSAVPDGASPVITVRPVNIAAEKEVVTGTVLRSPRNNLSPRPAASKVTSTITITPVTTSSTRGTQSVTGQDGSSPRPTPTRIPVSKGMKAGKPVVAAPGAGNVTKFEPRAETQSMKIELKKSSASSSASLGGGQG, translated from the coding sequence ATGCTGGTGGATGAAAGACAAATGCATATTGAACAACTTGGTCAACAAAGCCAGAAAATACAGGACTTAACTCAAAAactaaaggaagaagaagaaaagcttaaaattattactgcaaaaacaaaagaagatgGACAAAAACTGATGAAATTAGAGGCAGAACTTGAACACAAAACATCATCATTTTGTCAAGAACATGAGGAGATGACTGCTAAACTGGCTAATCAAGAGTCACATAATAGACAACTAAGGCTCAAGCTAGTGGGGTTGACTCGCAGAATAGAGGAGCTAGAAGAAACTaacaaaaatcttcaaaaaacTGAGGAGGAACTTCAAGAATTAAGAGATAAAATAGCAAAAGGGGAATGTGGGAACTCTAGCTTAATGGCAGAAGTGGAAAACCTCCGTAAGCGCGTGCTTGAAATGGAGGGGAAGGATGAAGAGATCACGAAAACTGAATCCCAGtgcaaagagctgaaaaataaactgcaggaggaagagcaTCATAGCAAAGAGTTGAAACTTGAAGtggaaaaactgcagaaaagaatGTCAGAATTAGAGAAGCTGGAAGAGGCTTTCAGTAAAAGTAAGTCAGAATGCACTCAGCTACACTTAAacttggagagagaaaaaaatttgacTAAAGATTTGATAAATGAGTTGGAAGTGGTGAAGACTCGAGTGAAGGACCTTGAGACATCTGAAAGCAAGTTGGAAAAGGCTGAAATAAGCTTAAAAGACGACCTTACAAAGCTGAAGTCGTTTACTGTAATGTTGGTTGATGAGCGAAAAAAcatgatggaaaaaataaaacaggaggaaaaaaaggttgAGGGCCTAAACAAGAATTTTAAAGTTGAACAAGGGAAAGTTATGGATGTAACAGAGAAATTGATAGAAGAAAGTAAGAAATTTTTGAAACTGAAATctgaaatggaggaaaaagtATCTAGTTTGACAAAGGAAAGGGATGAGTTAATTGGCAAACTGAgaagtgaagaagaaaaatcatctGAATTAAGCTGTAGAGTTGACCTGTTAAAGAAAAGAATTGATGGTATGGAGGAAGTAGAAAGAGAAATTACAAGAGGTCGAACTAGGAAAGGAGCTGAGCATGTTTGTCATGAGGACAACAAGATTAAGGAACTTACCATTGAAATTGAAAGATTGAAAAAACGTCTCAAACAACTGGAAGTGGTTGAAGGAGATTTAATGAAGACTGAAGATGAATATGATCAGCTAGAGCAGAAATTTAGGACTGAGCAGGATAAagctaattttctttctcaacaGTTGGAGGAGATGAAACTCCAGATTGCCAAAACGAAAGCAATAGAAAAAGGTGAAGTCGTGagccaggaggcagagctgaggcacagGTTTCGTCTGGAAGAGGCCAAAAGCAGAGATTTGAAAGCAGAAGTTCAAGCACTTAAGGAAAAAATCCATGAGCTCATGAACAAAGAAGACCAACTTTCTCAGCTCCAAGTTGATTATTCAGTTCTTCAGCAAAGGTTTATGGAAGAGGAGAACAAAAACAAGAGCATGGGGCAGGAAGTTTTGAATCTGACAAGAGAGCTGGAGCTCTCTAAGCGTTACAGCCGCGCTCTGAGGCCCAGCATGAATGGGAGGAGAATGGTTGATGTTCCCCTGACGTCCACCGGTGTGCAGACAGATGCTCTAAGCAatgaagcagcagaagaagaaaCTCCAGCAGTATTTATAAGGAAATCCTTCCAGGAGGAGAATCATATCATGAGCAATCTGCGGCAGGTAGGTCTGAAAAAACCCATGGAGCGTTCTTCAGTGCTTGAGAGATATCCTCCAGCAGCAAATGAGCTTGCTATGAGGAAATCCTGGATACCATGGATGAAAAAGAGGGAAACTGGGGCACAGACAACTCCTGATAAAGGCACCCGAAGCCACAGTAGTCCAGCACATCCCGGGGAGGTTGTCCTTTCACCAAAGCAGGGTCAACCTCTTCATATTCGGGTGACACCAGACCATGAGAACAGTACAGCAACTTTGGAGATAACCAGTCCATCtgcagaggaatttttttcaagTACCACTGTCATTCCTACTTTGGGAAATCAGAAGCCACGAATAACCATCATTCCCTCTCCAAATGTTATGCcaccaaaaggaaaaagcagtgaaagTCCCATGGGCCCAGATCGTTCCATGTCTCCAGTCACTATAACTACATTCTCCAGGGAAAAGTCcccagagggagggagagcacCCTTTGCTGACAGACCTGCATCGCCGATTCAGATCATGACAGTGTCGACATCTGCGGCGCCGGCAGAAATCTCCGTCTCGCCGCAGTCACAAGACATGACCATGGGCAGGGCTGTCTTCAAGGTCACGCCAGAAAAGCAAACCGTCCCGACTCCAGTCCGCAAGTACAACGCCAATGCCAACATTATCACAACAGAGGACAACAAAATCCACATCCACTTGGGCTCCCAGTTTAAACGTTCTCCCAGTGCCGTGCCTGACGGCGCAAGCCCTGTGATAACAGTCCGGCCGGTGAACATCGCGGCAGAGAAAGAGGTGGTGACTGGTACTGTCCTTCGATCGCCTCGGAACAACCTGTCCCCACgccctgcagccagcaaggTGACAAGCACTATCACCATCACACCTGTTACAACATCTTCCACACGAGGAACACAATCAGTG